In the Desulfobulbaceae bacterium genome, ACCGCCTCTTCTTTTTTACCCTGGATCAGCAGTACCGTTGCGAGATTATTGAGGGGAGTCAGCCACTGCTCGTTTAAAGAAACGGCCTTACGAAACGATTCCAGCGCACCGGCAAAATCCTTTTCGCGCATCTGGATACTGCCGAGAAGATTGTAGGGATAGGGGTTTTCCGGGTTTCTCGTAATCTGTTTGCGACAAAAAGCCCTGGCCTTGTCGCTTTGACCATCCTGGATATAGGCCTGCACAAGTTGTTCAATAAGCGCGGTTGAGTCCGGCTGGACAGCGAGTCCTTCTTTTAAAACGGCTGCAGCCTTGGCATGTTTGCCTTCAGAGGCATGTAGCTGCGCGACTTTTATATATCCAGCCGGGATATCCGGTGAGGCACTCTTTATCTCTTCAAATATTTTAATTGCCTGATCATGCTGTTTAGACAAAAGATACAGATCCCCCAACTCTGCCCGACTGCGAAGATCATCTGGATTTTTTTTGATCTGTTTACGATACAGATAAATAGCTTCACCAACATTTTCTTCAATGACGTGAAGCTTAGCCAGGGCTTGCACCAACTGCAGGTTATAAGCAGATTCTTTCAGGGCCTGCTGCAGGGTGTCTTTTGCCAGCTGCGGCTGATTATTGCGCATATGGGCCTGCGCTAAACGAATTCGTCCGGGAATAAAATCAGATTTTTCCTCCTGGACAATTCTGAACTCGGCGATGGCATCTTCAGGACGCCCTTCGAAAAGGTAGAGATTTCCTTGAGTGAAGTGCGCCTCCACACTTTTAGTATTACTTTCAAGGGCCTGCTTAACAGCCTCGGAAGCTTTGTCTATTTCACCAATTTTTAAAAATATGTGGGCGAGATTATTATGGGCCTGACTGATGTTAGGGTCCTGCTGGTCTTTTGTAAGCGTTAAACACTCTTTAACAAGAGCAATAGCGTCGTCGATTCGATTCTGGGCAACATATAACTCGGCTATTTTGAAGCGCAGAAGAAAACTGGCACGGTTATGAGTAAGACCGGTCTGCAAAATGGATTCTGCCTTTTCCATCATGGACTTGGCAAGCAGGAAGTTGGCAATCTTAATCCAGTTCTCTTCTTTCTCTGGGGCAACAAGTGAGGCCTTATCAAGGAGTGCGAGTGCTTTTTCTTCTTCATCTGAGGCTAAATAAATAGTGGCAATTTCCAGGCGGCTCTCCAGCAGATCCGGGTCAATTGCGACAATTTTTTCCAGGGCCGCGATGGCCTTGTCTTTTTCTTTCTTTCCTAAATAGTTGTTTGCCAGCAGGCGCCAGGTGGAGATAGAATCCGGAAAGGCAGCGACAGCCGCCTTGAGTGTTTGTTCGGCCTGCTCTTTCTGCTGCATCCCATTATAGGCAATTGACAAAAGCTCATAGGCCTCTTTGGTAGCTCCTGGCTTTTGGAGCAATTTTTGAAGTATTTCAACAGCGGCATCGTTTTTTTTCTCAATAATCAAAATGGTCGCTTTGACGAGCAGGGCATCATCGTGCTGGGGCTCTGCCGCCAGGACTGTATCGATATGATCTTGCGCTGATTTGAGATCCCGTGTAGCCAGAAAAATTTTTGCCAACTGAACTTTGGCATCACGATGGTCCGGATTGAGTTCAATGACCTTTAGGAAATTTCCGTACGCTGCCCGGGGCTCTTCCTCCTCCAGCGCCACTTTTCCCAGCATATAGAAGGCATCCGCATACTTGGGATCGAGCTGCAAGGCGTTGCGGAATTCAAGTTTTGCCTTGCCGAAGTCTTGCTGTTCAAAAAGCTCCGTACCGCTCGTATAAAAACTCAATTTTTTCTGCTCCGGGCTTGAGCAGGAGACTGCGGTCACAAGTAGGACAGTCAGTGCCAGCAGTAGGCGCCAGTTTTTATACATTTTCTTTTTCATCGGATTCTCCTGAATTGCTCTATTGGTGTTGTGATTGTGGTGTTGCGCCGCCGGAAAGGTTTCAGACCGCGCCCTTGCGCTGCAGCACAACAAAAACTGTTTTGAAAATTATTTTGATATCGCCCCAGAGGCTCCAGGTGTCAAGATACTGGCAATCCAATTCGACCACTTTGTCAAAGTCCTTGATCCGATTGCGGCCGGAGACCTGCCACATTCCGGTTATGCCCGGTTTGGCTGAAATCCGCTTTAAATGCTCAGGCTGGTATTTTTCCACTTCATCCAGGGTTGGCGGGCGGGTGCCGACCAGGCTCATCTCCCCCTTGATGACGTTTATAAATTGGGGAATTTCATCTATGGATGTTTCCCGAAGAAACCTGCCGACACGAGTTATTCTCGGGTCCTCAGTCAGCTTAAACATGTGCCCCTTCATCTCATTTTTTTCTCGAAGCTGATCTTTCATCCCCTCGGCGTCCTGACACATGGTTCGAAACTTATAGAGTTTAAAGGTTCTCCCGTGTTTGCCTTTGCGCTGCTGGCCGAACAGCACAGGCCCGGGAGAGTCCAGCTTGATGGCGATAGCAACAAAGGGATAGAGACTAAAAAATATACTCACCCCGACAATTACCCCGACCCCATCGAGCAACCTTTTCCACATCAAGCATTGGGCGTCAAAATTATCAACCCGTAGATTCAGAAAAGGGATGTTTTGGATCTCCTCTACCGTCAAGGTATTGCCTTCCGGCGTCCAGAGACTTGGCAGAATTCGGGCAGGCACTCCCATCTTCCGGCAGATGTTGAGGCATTGGTTCAAATCT is a window encoding:
- a CDS encoding tetratricopeptide repeat protein; protein product: MKKKMYKNWRLLLALTVLLVTAVSCSSPEQKKLSFYTSGTELFEQQDFGKAKLEFRNALQLDPKYADAFYMLGKVALEEEEPRAAYGNFLKVIELNPDHRDAKVQLAKIFLATRDLKSAQDHIDTVLAAEPQHDDALLVKATILIIEKKNDAAVEILQKLLQKPGATKEAYELLSIAYNGMQQKEQAEQTLKAAVAAFPDSISTWRLLANNYLGKKEKDKAIAALEKIVAIDPDLLESRLEIATIYLASDEEEKALALLDKASLVAPEKEENWIKIANFLLAKSMMEKAESILQTGLTHNRASFLLRFKIAELYVAQNRIDDAIALVKECLTLTKDQQDPNISQAHNNLAHIFLKIGEIDKASEAVKQALESNTKSVEAHFTQGNLYLFEGRPEDAIAEFRIVQEEKSDFIPGRIRLAQAHMRNNQPQLAKDTLQQALKESAYNLQLVQALAKLHVIEENVGEAIYLYRKQIKKNPDDLRSRAELGDLYLLSKQHDQAIKIFEEIKSASPDIPAGYIKVAQLHASEGKHAKAAAVLKEGLAVQPDSTALIEQLVQAYIQDGQSDKARAFCRKQITRNPENPYPYNLLGSIQMREKDFAGALESFRKAVSLNEQWLTPLNNLATVLLIQGKKEEAVKNFQASLTKNPKNTALYQVLGQLYEQEGSWQEAAVLYETGLKELPTEWSLFNNFAYLLGQNANSAEDFQRALALAKKALRLKPDSPLVLDTIGWILYQMKDYPQANTYLEKALANNDNAPPEIQYHHGMVLYESGQTAEAIRALKLSLAGEQVFRGRDEAQALLNKLLTQG
- a CDS encoding sugar transferase; its protein translation is MIQQQVYILNTFLMVADALCIIVSAYAAYYADLFFLEEYTPLNGYFFLITILSVMFVNNYFMGRFHLYSEISHPTMASLVQAIFKSVAVDFVLLTAAVFLLGFTEFSKTFLWIFAFYTFLIILVVRVSVRFYVTKISRDGYNSRKILVVGDSDRGKLVTSALENQLSWGHAIVGHLNVGASKDVIKQGDEAAALLQQLKTKAIDEVLFVLTRTSTVDLNQCLNICRKMGVPARILPSLWTPEGNTLTVEEIQNIPFLNLRVDNFDAQCLMWKRLLDGVGVIVGVSIFFSLYPFVAIAIKLDSPGPVLFGQQRKGKHGRTFKLYKFRTMCQDAEGMKDQLREKNEMKGHMFKLTEDPRITRVGRFLRETSIDEIPQFINVIKGEMSLVGTRPPTLDEVEKYQPEHLKRISAKPGITGMWQVSGRNRIKDFDKVVELDCQYLDTWSLWGDIKIIFKTVFVVLQRKGAV